One Flavobacterium sp. 90 DNA segment encodes these proteins:
- a CDS encoding diacylglycerol kinase family protein has protein sequence MEFQKDNTFVTGRLKSMTYAFNGAVKLIKTEHSIMVQFSLGIFMTIAGFYFHISQTEWLCQTLAIGLVLSVEGLNTAVEKIADFIHPDYSRRIGFIKDIAAGAVFFAAMTAIAIGLIIYIPKFI, from the coding sequence ATGGAATTTCAAAAAGACAATACTTTTGTTACAGGCCGACTTAAAAGCATGACTTATGCTTTTAACGGTGCTGTAAAACTTATAAAAACAGAACACAGCATTATGGTTCAATTCTCATTGGGAATTTTCATGACCATTGCTGGTTTTTATTTTCATATTTCGCAAACTGAATGGCTTTGCCAAACATTAGCAATCGGCTTAGTTTTAAGTGTCGAAGGATTGAATACGGCTGTTGAAAAAATAGCAGATTTTATTCATCCTGATTACAGCAGACGAATCGGATTTATAAAAGATATTGCCGCTGGAGCGGTATTTTTTGCTGCAATGACAGCGATCGCAATAGGCTTGATTATTTATATACCAAAATTTATATAG
- a CDS encoding DNA translocase FtsK, giving the protein MAKTTKKETPDKKNEPKAETIRSRKLTKQQKFVLGCLLILFSVALLVAFISFYVNGQWQADQSAVSQLSDRSEVVENWLGKFGAYLADLIVYRGFGIASFVLVRLFFLTGMFLALELSLKKLKNIWFWDLFAIIIVSVLFGFFATSAPELGGTIGYELNLFLQDYIGKTGTLLTLLFGLIVYLIFKIKLSPEKIQSYFDSTKKEFNSELNSIKTPQQPESAYNLEEFAIEEDPELDNTHLKTEVSQFEINKEALKPTINHSSEIDLNPVLKPLQMDINPVTTAPVHIEEFVIEKAEEEDIIEENLASRLVADFGLFDPTLDLSNYKFPTIDLLKEYSTGGITINQEELEENKNKIVDTLRNYKIEIAQIKATVGPSVTLYEIVPEAGIRISKIKSLEDDIALSLSALGIRIIAPIPGKGTIGIEVPNKNPTMVSMKSVIGSAKFQEAEMELPIALGKTISNETFVVDLAKMPHLLMAGATGQGKSVGLNAVLTSLLYKKHPAEVKFVLVDPKKVELTLFNKIERHYLAKLPDAGDAIITDNAKVVNTLNSLCVEMDNRYSLLKDAMVRNIKEYNEKFKARKLNPEAGHRFLPYIILVVDEFADLIMTAGKEVEIPIARLAQLARAIGIHLIIATQRPSVNVITGLIKANFPARIAFRVTSKIDSRTILDTQGADQLIGRGDLLYTNGNDVVRVQCAFIDTPEVEKITDFIGSQKAYATAYLLPEFVGEETGINLDMDISERDTLFREAAEIIVNAQQGSASLLQRKLKLGYNRAGRLIDQLESAGIVGPFEGSKARSVNISDLSALDQFFNNEQN; this is encoded by the coding sequence ATGGCAAAAACAACAAAAAAGGAAACTCCAGACAAAAAAAACGAACCAAAAGCGGAGACGATAAGATCCCGAAAATTAACCAAACAACAAAAGTTTGTTTTGGGATGCCTTTTGATACTCTTTTCAGTTGCATTATTAGTTGCATTCATTTCTTTTTACGTCAACGGACAATGGCAAGCTGATCAAAGTGCAGTTAGCCAGCTTAGTGACCGTTCTGAAGTTGTAGAGAATTGGCTCGGAAAATTCGGAGCTTATCTCGCCGACCTAATCGTATATAGAGGATTTGGAATCGCTTCTTTTGTATTAGTTCGATTATTTTTCCTTACCGGAATGTTTTTAGCATTAGAATTATCTCTAAAAAAACTAAAAAACATATGGTTTTGGGACTTATTTGCTATTATTATTGTTTCTGTTCTATTTGGATTTTTCGCCACTTCAGCACCTGAATTGGGCGGAACAATTGGTTATGAATTAAATTTATTCCTACAGGATTACATCGGAAAAACAGGAACCTTATTGACTTTGCTTTTTGGATTAATTGTTTATCTGATTTTTAAAATCAAACTTTCTCCTGAAAAAATTCAGTCCTATTTTGATTCTACTAAAAAAGAATTCAACTCTGAATTAAATTCGATAAAAACGCCTCAACAACCGGAAAGTGCTTACAATCTGGAAGAATTTGCCATTGAAGAAGATCCTGAATTAGATAATACCCATCTAAAAACGGAAGTTTCTCAATTCGAAATCAACAAAGAAGCTTTAAAACCAACTATAAATCATTCATCTGAAATTGATTTAAATCCGGTTTTAAAACCTCTTCAAATGGATATTAATCCTGTAACAACGGCTCCGGTACACATTGAAGAATTTGTTATCGAAAAAGCTGAAGAAGAAGATATTATCGAAGAAAATCTGGCTTCACGCCTTGTTGCAGATTTCGGATTATTTGACCCTACTTTAGATTTATCGAATTATAAATTCCCAACAATCGATTTATTAAAAGAATATTCGACTGGAGGAATTACGATTAATCAGGAAGAATTAGAAGAAAATAAAAACAAAATTGTAGATACACTTCGTAACTATAAAATTGAAATCGCACAGATTAAAGCGACCGTTGGTCCATCTGTAACTTTATACGAAATTGTACCGGAAGCAGGAATCAGAATTTCTAAAATTAAAAGCTTAGAAGATGATATTGCTTTATCACTTTCTGCATTAGGAATTCGTATCATTGCGCCAATTCCAGGAAAAGGAACAATTGGTATTGAGGTTCCGAATAAGAATCCTACTATGGTTTCTATGAAAAGTGTTATTGGATCAGCGAAGTTTCAGGAAGCCGAAATGGAGTTGCCAATTGCTTTAGGAAAAACAATTTCGAACGAAACTTTTGTGGTCGATTTAGCCAAAATGCCTCACTTATTGATGGCGGGTGCTACAGGACAAGGAAAATCTGTTGGTTTGAATGCTGTTTTAACTTCACTTTTATACAAAAAACATCCAGCCGAAGTAAAATTTGTTTTGGTCGATCCAAAAAAAGTAGAACTTACGCTTTTCAATAAAATTGAAAGACATTATTTAGCCAAACTTCCTGATGCGGGAGACGCAATTATTACAGACAATGCAAAAGTAGTAAATACTTTAAACTCACTTTGCGTTGAAATGGACAATCGTTATTCATTATTGAAAGACGCAATGGTTCGTAATATTAAAGAATACAACGAAAAATTTAAAGCTAGAAAATTAAATCCCGAAGCCGGACATCGTTTTCTTCCTTATATTATACTAGTTGTCGATGAGTTTGCCGATTTAATTATGACTGCCGGAAAAGAGGTAGAAATTCCTATTGCGCGTTTGGCTCAGTTAGCGCGTGCGATTGGTATTCACTTGATTATCGCAACACAAAGACCATCTGTTAATGTTATTACAGGTTTGATTAAGGCGAATTTCCCTGCCAGAATTGCTTTTAGAGTAACATCAAAAATTGACTCGAGAACTATTCTGGACACACAAGGAGCTGATCAATTAATTGGTCGTGGAGATTTATTATATACCAACGGAAATGATGTTGTTCGTGTACAATGTGCATTTATTGACACTCCCGAGGTCGAAAAAATTACGGATTTTATTGGTTCCCAAAAAGCGTATGCCACAGCATATTTGCTTCCGGAGTTTGTTGGAGAAGAAACTGGCATTAATCTTGATATGGATATTTCCGAAAGAGATACCTTATTTAGAGAAGCGGCAGAGATTATTGTTAACGCGCAGCAAGGTTCAGCTTCATTATTGCAAAGAAAATTAAAATTAGGATACAACAGAGCCGGTCGTTTGATCGATCAGCTGGAATCAGCTGGAATTGTTGGTCCGTTTGAAGGCAGTAAAGCAAGAAGTGTGAACATATCTGATTTGAGTGCTCTTGATCAATTTTTTAATAATGAACAAAATTAA
- a CDS encoding outer membrane lipoprotein carrier protein LolA — translation MKTKIQEINHNSIANMTKKCLQMAIILLLSYTSIQAQDKKAKDLLNEVTSKIKSYDNIVIDFKYSLNNAKENINQDSKGNVTMKGNQYVLNFMGVTKMFDGQKTYTINPEDEEVTISKVNEKDDTAITPSKMLTFFNSGYKYNMDIVQNVKGRKIQYIKLAPTNTKDQRKEILLGIDVQTKHIYNLIETGKNGTKTTLTVNSFKTNQPLSKNQFTFVASKYPKYYINKLD, via the coding sequence ATGAAAACAAAAATTCAAGAAATCAACCACAATTCTATCGCAAACATGACTAAAAAGTGTCTTCAAATGGCAATTATTTTGCTTTTGAGCTACACTTCTATTCAAGCTCAGGATAAAAAAGCGAAAGATTTATTGAACGAAGTAACTTCTAAAATAAAAAGCTACGACAACATTGTTATTGACTTTAAATATTCACTGAATAATGCTAAAGAAAATATCAATCAGGACAGCAAAGGAAATGTAACCATGAAAGGAAATCAATATGTATTGAATTTTATGGGCGTTACAAAGATGTTCGATGGGCAAAAAACATACACCATAAACCCTGAAGATGAAGAAGTTACCATCTCTAAAGTAAACGAAAAAGACGATACTGCTATTACACCATCAAAGATGCTTACTTTCTTTAATTCCGGATACAAATACAATATGGACATTGTTCAGAATGTTAAAGGAAGAAAAATTCAATATATTAAATTAGCTCCTACAAATACAAAAGATCAAAGAAAAGAGATTCTTTTAGGTATTGATGTTCAGACAAAACACATCTATAATTTGATTGAAACTGGAAAAAACGGAACAAAAACAACTTTGACCGTTAATTCTTTTAAAACCAATCAACCTTTATCAAAAAATCAATTTACCTTTGTAGCGAGCAAATATCCAAAGTACTACATCAATAAATTAGATTAA
- a CDS encoding family 10 glycosylhydrolase: MHKNQLLLFSILFLFFFGWKSNAQERTVHPKNEFRGVWIATVVNIDWPKTATDGVEKEKADYIEILDAYKKLNYNAVIVQVRSVGDAFYPSELAPWSRFLTGKEGQAPNPYYDVLAWMIEEAHKRGFEFHAWLNPYRATFDLNKQQLSPNHDIFKHPEWMIEYGGKIYYDPALPEVQEHLTKVVKEVVDKYDIDAIHFDDYFYPYTVPGKTFNDTTSYKKYGAGLSLGDWRRANVSNFVHTISTTIKTSKPWVQFGISPFGVWRNKSVDPKGSETQSTANYDDLYADPVLWMDQKWIDYILPQLYWSMNNPRASYSKLVKWWSENSNNTALYIGHASYKIRGDGDKSWNFATELPNQVDFARSFKNVGGSAYFSSKWFMDKNFDVVRLLAENQYKYPALPAAVPNLKHIVIDTPVFNEFQKDSTNKYVFNIKSPLNTQVRYMVIYGGENVSKVDINDPSKIVDKIAVNQYDGTIVFSIAAEKMKQYKACAVTFIDYFANESTPTAIDLKKNYKIYTPAQPDENR; encoded by the coding sequence ATGCATAAAAATCAGCTACTATTATTCTCTATACTATTTTTATTTTTCTTTGGATGGAAATCCAACGCACAGGAAAGAACTGTACATCCTAAAAACGAATTTAGAGGTGTCTGGATTGCGACCGTTGTAAATATCGACTGGCCAAAAACTGCCACTGATGGTGTAGAAAAAGAAAAAGCAGATTATATTGAGATTTTAGACGCTTATAAAAAACTAAATTATAATGCCGTAATCGTTCAGGTTAGAAGCGTTGGTGATGCATTTTATCCTTCAGAACTTGCTCCGTGGTCACGATTTTTGACTGGAAAAGAAGGTCAGGCGCCAAACCCGTATTACGATGTATTGGCTTGGATGATTGAGGAAGCGCACAAAAGAGGTTTCGAATTTCACGCTTGGCTGAATCCTTATCGTGCGACTTTCGACTTAAACAAACAACAATTAAGTCCAAATCACGACATTTTTAAACATCCGGAATGGATGATTGAATATGGCGGAAAAATATATTATGATCCTGCTTTGCCTGAAGTTCAGGAACATTTAACCAAAGTTGTAAAAGAAGTTGTAGATAAATATGATATCGATGCGATTCACTTTGATGATTATTTTTATCCTTATACTGTTCCCGGAAAAACATTTAACGATACCACATCTTACAAAAAATATGGCGCAGGTTTGAGTCTTGGAGATTGGCGTCGTGCCAATGTGAGCAACTTTGTTCACACTATTTCGACAACTATCAAAACCAGCAAACCTTGGGTACAATTCGGGATAAGTCCGTTTGGGGTTTGGCGTAATAAATCAGTAGATCCAAAAGGTTCTGAAACTCAATCAACAGCAAATTACGACGATTTGTATGCAGATCCTGTTTTATGGATGGACCAAAAATGGATCGATTATATTCTGCCACAATTGTATTGGAGCATGAATAACCCAAGAGCCTCTTATTCGAAATTAGTAAAATGGTGGTCAGAAAACTCTAATAATACAGCACTTTATATTGGACACGCTTCTTATAAAATTAGAGGCGACGGTGACAAAAGCTGGAATTTTGCTACTGAACTTCCAAATCAGGTTGATTTTGCCAGAAGTTTTAAAAATGTTGGCGGAAGTGCTTATTTCAGTTCTAAATGGTTCATGGATAAGAACTTTGATGTGGTGCGTTTATTAGCAGAAAACCAATATAAATATCCGGCACTTCCGGCTGCGGTTCCTAATTTGAAACACATTGTAATTGATACTCCGGTTTTTAACGAATTTCAAAAAGACAGTACAAATAAATATGTATTCAATATTAAATCTCCATTAAATACTCAGGTTCGTTATATGGTGATTTATGGAGGAGAAAATGTCTCTAAAGTAGATATTAATGATCCATCGAAAATAGTTGACAAAATCGCGGTTAATCAATATGACGGAACAATTGTATTTTCTATTGCTGCCGAAAAAATGAAACAGTACAAAGCTTGTGCTGTAACATTTATTGATTATTTTGCAAACGAAAGTACCCCAACTGCAATTGACTTAAAAAAGAATTATAAAATCTATACCCCTGCACAACCTGATGAAAACAGATAA
- a CDS encoding peroxiredoxin: MSLVGKKFPSIAVDAISEMGDNLKINIFEEAVNNNKKVLLFWYPKDFTFVCPTELHAFQAALPEFEKRNTIVIGASCDTNEVHFAWLNTPKNNGGIEGVTYPILADTNRNLSNILGILDIDSTEYSEETDSVIIEGSNVTYRATYLIDETGKIFHESVNDMPLGRNVNEYLRMVDAYTHIQEKGEVCPANWEAGKEAMSADRVSTAEYLSAN; this comes from the coding sequence ATGTCTTTAGTAGGAAAAAAATTCCCAAGTATTGCAGTAGATGCTATCTCAGAAATGGGTGACAACTTAAAAATCAACATCTTTGAAGAAGCAGTAAACAACAACAAAAAAGTATTATTGTTTTGGTATCCAAAAGATTTCACTTTTGTATGTCCAACTGAATTACACGCCTTTCAAGCTGCATTACCAGAATTTGAAAAAAGAAATACTATCGTAATCGGAGCTTCATGTGATACAAACGAAGTACACTTTGCTTGGTTAAACACTCCAAAAAACAACGGTGGAATTGAAGGTGTAACTTACCCAATCTTAGCGGATACAAACCGTAACTTATCTAACATTTTAGGAATTTTAGATATCGATTCTACAGAATACAGCGAAGAAACTGATTCAGTTATCATCGAAGGTTCAAACGTAACTTACAGAGCTACTTACCTTATTGACGAAACTGGAAAAATCTTCCACGAAAGTGTTAACGATATGCCATTAGGTCGTAACGTAAACGAATATTTACGTATGGTTGATGCTTATACTCATATCCAGGAAAAAGGTGAAGTTTGTCCTGCAAACTGGGAAGCTGGAAAAGAAGCTATGTCTGCTGACAGAGTTAGTACTGCTGAGTACTTAAGCGCTAATTAA
- the tpx gene encoding thiol peroxidase, with the protein MASITLGGNPIHTSGELPTVGSQLADFKLVQNDLSVASLSNFAGKKLVLNIFPSIDTGTCATSVRKFNESASNLENTTVLCISRDLPFAQKRFCGAEGLENVVNLSDFQEGAFGKTNGLEIVDGPLAGLHSRAIIVVDANGKITHTEQVAEIANEPNYEAALAAL; encoded by the coding sequence ATGGCTTCAATAACATTAGGAGGAAATCCAATTCATACATCAGGCGAATTACCAACAGTTGGATCGCAACTTGCTGATTTCAAATTAGTACAAAACGATTTATCAGTTGCTTCATTGAGCAATTTCGCAGGAAAAAAATTAGTTTTAAACATTTTCCCAAGCATTGATACAGGAACTTGCGCAACTTCAGTTAGAAAATTCAACGAAAGTGCAAGCAACTTAGAGAACACTACAGTTTTATGTATTTCAAGAGATTTACCTTTTGCTCAAAAACGTTTTTGTGGAGCCGAAGGATTAGAAAATGTTGTAAACTTATCTGATTTTCAAGAAGGTGCATTTGGTAAAACTAACGGATTAGAAATCGTTGACGGACCATTGGCAGGTTTACACTCAAGAGCAATCATTGTGGTTGACGCAAACGGAAAAATTACACATACAGAACAAGTTGCAGAAATTGCAAACGAACCAAATTACGAAGCAGCTTTAGCAGCACTATAA
- a CDS encoding MFS transporter, with protein MKTDNKPWFWIPLLNFASGLPYAVIISVSVIMYKKLGITNKDIGLYTSLLYLPWVIKPLWSPFIELFGTKRKWFLSMQLLISIAFLLVGFTIPTSGFFMMTLAIFWVAAFASASNDIASDGFYLLVLPEDKQSFFIGIRSTFYRLAMLAGNGLIVLLAGHLERKYGDNTKAWSYTMIAVGLLMTFITVYNFFLTPKTEINAREKPIDTNKQSFASIFASFFRKKQIIIVLAFILLFRLGESQLIKMLTPFLVDPIKYELVETGLDEGQTKALELYNSKVKNGEKLSDLELQSLYSKLPILVEMRDQKKPLAEVKNKDKEEYKNANKARIDFVDLLIANKGNQKTIKKGGMGLETEDIGLIYGTFGLMALTLGGILGGIAISKQGLTKWMLPMILTMHLPIIGFILLAHFHPASIYYIYAVVIIEQFGYGFGFAAFMMYLIYVAEGESKTAHYALATGFMAMGMMLPGMVSGYIQEYLGYGNFFIWVFLATIPGIILSRFLIFPKDFGKKSEEV; from the coding sequence ATGAAAACAGATAATAAACCCTGGTTCTGGATTCCGCTTCTTAATTTTGCATCCGGTTTGCCTTATGCCGTAATTATCTCCGTTTCGGTAATTATGTACAAAAAACTCGGAATCACTAACAAAGACATTGGCCTTTACACCAGTTTATTATATCTGCCTTGGGTAATCAAACCGTTATGGAGTCCGTTTATTGAATTATTCGGAACTAAAAGAAAATGGTTTTTATCGATGCAATTATTGATTTCGATTGCCTTTTTATTAGTAGGTTTTACCATTCCTACAAGCGGTTTTTTCATGATGACTTTGGCTATTTTTTGGGTTGCTGCTTTTGCTTCCGCTTCGAATGATATTGCCAGCGATGGATTTTATTTATTGGTTTTACCTGAAGATAAGCAATCTTTTTTTATCGGAATCAGAAGCACCTTTTATAGACTGGCAATGTTAGCCGGAAACGGATTAATCGTTTTATTAGCAGGACATCTGGAGCGCAAATACGGAGACAATACCAAAGCCTGGTCGTATACAATGATTGCTGTTGGTTTACTAATGACTTTTATAACGGTTTATAATTTTTTCTTAACACCAAAAACCGAAATAAACGCACGCGAAAAACCTATTGATACTAACAAACAAAGTTTTGCAAGCATTTTTGCAAGTTTCTTCAGGAAAAAACAAATTATAATAGTTCTTGCTTTTATACTATTATTCAGATTAGGAGAATCGCAATTAATCAAAATGCTGACGCCCTTTTTAGTAGATCCAATTAAATACGAATTAGTTGAAACCGGATTAGACGAAGGTCAGACAAAGGCATTAGAATTATACAATTCAAAGGTAAAAAATGGAGAAAAATTATCCGATTTAGAATTACAATCACTTTATTCTAAACTGCCTATTTTAGTGGAAATGAGAGATCAAAAGAAACCACTGGCAGAAGTAAAAAACAAAGATAAAGAAGAATATAAAAATGCAAACAAGGCCAGAATTGATTTTGTAGATTTATTAATTGCTAATAAAGGAAATCAAAAAACAATTAAAAAAGGCGGCATGGGACTTGAGACCGAAGATATTGGTCTGATTTATGGAACTTTTGGATTAATGGCTTTGACATTAGGGGGAATTCTTGGTGGGATTGCAATCTCAAAACAAGGTCTTACAAAATGGATGCTTCCAATGATTTTGACCATGCATTTACCTATAATTGGCTTTATCTTGTTGGCGCATTTTCACCCCGCTTCCATTTATTATATTTATGCTGTTGTAATAATCGAACAGTTTGGTTACGGTTTTGGTTTTGCGGCTTTCATGATGTATTTGATTTATGTAGCTGAAGGAGAATCCAAAACTGCGCATTACGCTCTTGCAACCGGATTTATGGCTATGGGAATGATGTTGCCTGGAATGGTTAGCGGTTATATTCAGGAATATTTAGGCTACGGAAATTTCTTTATTTGGGTATTTCTAGCTACGATTCCTGGAATTATATTATCACGTTTTTTAATTTTCCCAAAAGATTTTGGGAAAAAATCTGAAGAAGTTTAA
- a CDS encoding GNAT family N-acetyltransferase, whose product MSTLKRTNSDDIDFINLVALLDKDLAIRDGEDHAFYNQFNKTDKIKHTIVYYENDIPVGCGAFREKESGSTEIKRMFVHPDFRKRGIASQVLAELEIWAKEVGYTYTILETGKNQPEAINLYQKLGYNIIPNYPPYEKMDNSVCMKKTL is encoded by the coding sequence ATGAGCACCTTAAAAAGAACCAATTCAGACGATATCGATTTTATAAATCTTGTTGCTTTGTTAGACAAAGATTTAGCAATTAGAGACGGCGAAGATCATGCTTTTTACAATCAGTTTAATAAAACCGATAAGATTAAACATACTATCGTTTATTACGAAAATGACATTCCTGTTGGCTGTGGCGCTTTTAGAGAAAAAGAAAGCGGTTCAACCGAAATCAAACGAATGTTTGTTCATCCTGATTTCAGAAAAAGAGGAATTGCATCTCAGGTTTTGGCCGAATTAGAAATTTGGGCAAAAGAAGTTGGTTACACTTATACTATTCTGGAAACCGGAAAAAACCAACCGGAAGCAATCAATTTATATCAAAAATTAGGTTACAATATAATTCCGAATTATCCTCCTTACGAAAAAATGGATAATAGCGTTTGCATGAAAAAGACTTTATAA
- a CDS encoding glycoside hydrolase family 3 N-terminal domain-containing protein — protein sequence MKMTAQALRQKVGQFFFPAVFINDTEENIQETERLIKEHNIGGLTFFHSRASAATNYESKKKVVFNDDSYQKIKDLIVRYQKAASTPLLISIDAEWGLAMRIEKTPQYPYAITLGALPESKSALVYEVGKQIGLDLKAAGIHYNLSPLADINNNPNNPVIGYRSFGENKEKVANFAVEYLNGMSEVGVLGCLKHFPGHGNTNVDSHLGLPVLKETLEELLENELYPFIKGIENNVDSIMIGHLAVPSLNDEKDTSATLSKPIIETLLRKQLGYDGLVISDALNMHSVSKLYETKGELEWEAFNAGNDVLCFAENVPEGIEAILKNASPERIEESFNRIMKAKEKVGIIANSNFTSGELNFGKTSKLNLEIAQNSITKIIDNSNTELAFESQKSNQLAKLSLYKNVENTFFKTLNSKLESPEFAFENLEVSNISSIEKELQNFETIIISLFVPKAKPMNNFEINTEVLDLLSRLLQTKKCIVYVFGNPYVLPIIPNLSKASGLIQAYQDFEEFQKIAGIQFLENSNFNGSLPVNIELQ from the coding sequence ATGAAAATGACAGCACAAGCATTAAGACAAAAAGTGGGACAATTCTTTTTTCCCGCAGTTTTCATAAACGATACCGAAGAAAACATTCAGGAAACCGAACGTTTGATAAAAGAACACAATATTGGCGGATTGACTTTTTTTCATAGTCGTGCCAGTGCTGCAACGAACTACGAAAGCAAGAAAAAAGTTGTTTTTAATGACGATAGTTATCAAAAAATCAAAGACTTAATTGTTCGTTACCAAAAAGCCGCTTCTACTCCACTTTTAATCAGTATTGATGCCGAATGGGGTTTGGCAATGCGTATCGAAAAAACTCCGCAATATCCATATGCAATTACGCTTGGAGCTTTGCCGGAAAGTAAATCAGCTTTGGTTTATGAAGTTGGAAAACAAATTGGTTTAGACTTAAAAGCTGCTGGAATTCATTATAATTTATCGCCTTTGGCAGATATTAATAACAATCCGAATAATCCGGTTATTGGATATCGTTCTTTTGGCGAAAACAAAGAAAAAGTTGCTAATTTTGCTGTTGAATATCTTAACGGAATGTCTGAAGTTGGCGTTTTAGGTTGTCTAAAACACTTTCCCGGACACGGAAATACCAATGTTGATTCGCATTTGGGATTACCGGTTTTAAAGGAAACTTTAGAAGAATTATTAGAAAACGAATTATATCCATTCATTAAAGGAATCGAGAATAATGTTGATTCAATTATGATTGGGCATTTAGCCGTTCCGAGTTTAAATGACGAAAAAGACACATCGGCAACATTATCAAAACCTATTATCGAAACACTTTTACGTAAACAATTGGGTTACGATGGTTTGGTAATTTCTGATGCGTTAAATATGCACAGCGTTTCTAAATTGTATGAAACAAAAGGCGAATTGGAATGGGAAGCTTTCAACGCTGGAAACGATGTTTTATGCTTTGCCGAAAATGTTCCGGAAGGAATCGAAGCAATTCTTAAAAATGCATCGCCAGAACGCATAGAAGAAAGTTTCAACCGAATCATGAAAGCCAAAGAAAAAGTTGGAATTATTGCTAATTCTAATTTTACTTCGGGAGAACTAAATTTCGGAAAAACATCAAAACTAAATCTTGAAATTGCTCAAAATTCAATTACTAAAATTATTGATAATTCAAATACTGAATTAGCTTTTGAATCTCAAAAAAGCAATCAATTAGCAAAATTGAGTTTATATAAAAATGTAGAAAACACATTCTTCAAAACTTTAAATTCAAAACTAGAATCTCCTGAATTTGCTTTTGAAAACTTAGAAGTTTCAAATATTTCTTCAATCGAAAAAGAACTTCAAAATTTCGAAACTATAATTATTTCATTGTTTGTTCCAAAGGCAAAACCAATGAATAATTTCGAAATTAATACTGAAGTTTTAGATTTACTTTCGAGATTGCTTCAAACCAAAAAATGTATCGTTTATGTTTTCGGAAATCCGTATGTTTTGCCAATAATCCCGAATCTTTCTAAGGCTTCAGGATTAATTCAGGCGTATCAGGATTTTGAAGAATTTCAAAAAATTGCAGGAATTCAATTTCTTGAAAATAGCAATTTCAACGGAAGCTTACCCGTAAATATTGAACTTCAATAA
- a CDS encoding thioredoxin family protein, whose product MLIDLNEDTLADLVAKNEKVVVQYSASWCGNCRIMKPKFKKLATENEAITFVLVDAENSPESRKLANVSNLPTFATFVNGQLVGETQTNKQEVLIDLVNAIA is encoded by the coding sequence ATGTTAATCGACTTAAACGAAGATACGTTAGCAGATTTAGTTGCTAAAAACGAAAAAGTAGTAGTACAATATTCAGCTTCATGGTGTGGAAATTGCCGTATTATGAAACCAAAATTCAAAAAATTAGCAACAGAAAATGAAGCTATCACTTTTGTTTTGGTTGATGCAGAAAATTCTCCGGAATCAAGAAAACTTGCCAATGTAAGCAACTTGCCAACATTTGCAACTTTTGTAAACGGACAATTAGTTGGAGAAACTCAAACCAACAAACAAGAAGTTTTAATCGACCTGGTAAATGCTATCGCTTAA